One Streptomyces lincolnensis genomic region harbors:
- a CDS encoding D-2-hydroxyacid dehydrogenase family protein, whose amino-acid sequence MPLRCAVLDDFQQVATELADWSPLADEVEVVSYDTHFPDEDTLAAALADADIVVTLRERVAFPASLIARLPRLKLLVASGMRNSVIDYAAAEAHGVTVCGTASSSTPPVELTWALLLGLARGIVEESGALRDNGPWQRTVGADLHGRRLGLLGLGKIGSRVAQVGLAFGMRVTAWSQNLTKERADEVGVDLAPSKEDLLAGSDFVSVHLALGDRTRGLLGPAELALLKPTAYLVNTSRAAIVDQDALLAALREGRIAGAGVDVFDTEPLPAGHPMRTAPRLLATPHLGYVSRANYETYYGQAVENIQAFLAGSPLRRLP is encoded by the coding sequence GTGCCGCTGCGCTGTGCCGTGCTCGACGACTTCCAGCAGGTGGCGACCGAGCTCGCCGACTGGTCACCGCTCGCGGACGAGGTGGAGGTCGTCTCGTACGACACCCACTTCCCCGACGAGGACACCCTCGCCGCGGCCCTCGCGGACGCCGACATCGTGGTCACCCTGCGCGAACGCGTCGCCTTCCCGGCCTCCCTGATCGCCCGTCTCCCCCGCCTGAAGCTGCTCGTCGCCTCCGGCATGCGCAACTCCGTCATCGACTACGCCGCCGCCGAGGCGCACGGCGTCACGGTCTGCGGTACGGCGAGCTCGTCCACCCCGCCCGTCGAGCTGACCTGGGCCCTGCTGCTGGGCCTGGCCCGCGGGATCGTCGAGGAGAGCGGCGCCCTGCGCGACAACGGCCCCTGGCAGCGGACGGTCGGCGCCGACCTGCACGGCCGCCGCCTCGGACTCCTCGGCCTCGGCAAGATCGGCAGCCGGGTGGCCCAGGTCGGCCTCGCCTTCGGCATGCGGGTCACCGCCTGGAGCCAGAACCTCACCAAGGAACGCGCCGACGAGGTGGGCGTCGACCTCGCGCCGTCCAAGGAGGACCTCCTCGCCGGCAGCGACTTCGTCTCGGTCCACCTCGCGCTCGGCGACCGCACCCGCGGACTGCTCGGCCCGGCCGAACTCGCCCTCCTCAAGCCGACCGCCTACCTGGTCAACACCTCGCGGGCCGCCATCGTCGACCAGGACGCCCTCCTCGCCGCCCTCCGCGAGGGCCGGATCGCCGGCGCCGGAGTCGACGTCTTCGACACCGAGCCCCTCCCCGCCGGCCATCCGATGCGCACGGCCCCCCGCCTGCTGGCCACACCCCACCTCGGCTATGTCTCCCGCGCCAACTACGAGACGTACTACGGCCAGGCGGTCGAGAACATCCAGGCGTTCCTGGCGGGTTCTCCGCTACGGCGACTGCCCTGA
- a CDS encoding chaplin, with amino-acid sequence MSRIAKVAGVALGTGAAVLSGAGLAMADAGAEGKAVHSPGVLSGNLVQVPVNVPVNLCGNTVDVIGLLNPAFGNTCVNDGGHGKGHPGPGAGYGH; translated from the coding sequence ATGTCTCGCATCGCGAAGGTCGCTGGTGTCGCCCTCGGCACCGGTGCCGCGGTCCTCAGCGGCGCCGGCCTGGCCATGGCCGACGCGGGCGCCGAGGGCAAGGCCGTGCACTCCCCGGGCGTCCTGTCGGGCAACCTGGTCCAGGTTCCGGTCAACGTCCCGGTCAACCTCTGCGGCAACACCGTCGACGTGATCGGCCTGCTGAACCCGGCCTTCGGCAACACCTGCGTCAACGACGGCGGCCACGGCAAGGGCCACCCCGGCCCGGGTGCCGGCTACGGCCACTGA
- a CDS encoding tyrosinase family protein, giving the protein MAYTRRDVSTLTAAEKRRFVKALLEVKRRGEYDEFVRMHIEYYVSDGEGGLRTAHMAPSFLPWHRRFLLELERALRRVDSSVTVPYWDWTRDRTTTSAPWTKDLLGGTGRRSDRQVTTGPFAYREGNWTLRENITDEEYLTRDLGRSADPIALPTKSDLERALADPVYDSSPWDSTSGKGFRNKLEGWGSGRGPTAWRNHNRVHRWVGGVMVGGASVNDPVFWMHHAFVDLCWSRWQRRHGDHRYLPAKPPAAGSSQYRRIVARHEKLPPWDVTPDALEDHSRIYRYA; this is encoded by the coding sequence ATGGCGTACACGCGTAGGGACGTCAGCACGCTGACCGCCGCCGAGAAACGGCGGTTCGTGAAGGCGCTGCTGGAGGTCAAACGGAGGGGCGAGTACGACGAGTTCGTACGGATGCACATCGAGTACTACGTCTCCGACGGCGAGGGCGGACTGCGGACGGCGCACATGGCGCCCTCCTTCCTGCCCTGGCACCGCCGGTTCCTGCTGGAGCTGGAGCGGGCGCTGCGCCGCGTCGACTCCTCGGTGACCGTGCCGTACTGGGACTGGACGCGCGACCGTACGACGACGTCGGCGCCCTGGACGAAGGACCTGCTCGGCGGCACCGGGCGGCGCTCCGACCGGCAGGTGACCACGGGCCCGTTCGCCTACCGGGAGGGCAACTGGACCCTGCGGGAGAACATCACCGACGAGGAGTACCTCACCCGGGACCTCGGCCGGTCCGCCGACCCGATCGCGCTGCCGACCAAGAGCGACCTGGAGCGGGCCCTGGCGGACCCGGTCTACGACAGCTCGCCCTGGGACTCGACGTCCGGCAAGGGGTTCCGCAACAAGCTGGAGGGGTGGGGGAGCGGGCGGGGGCCCACCGCCTGGCGCAATCACAACCGGGTGCACCGCTGGGTCGGCGGGGTCATGGTCGGCGGCGCGTCCGTCAACGACCCCGTCTTCTGGATGCACCACGCCTTCGTCGACCTGTGCTGGTCCCGCTGGCAGCGCCGCCACGGCGACCACCGCTACCTGCCCGCCAAGCCGCCCGCCGCGGGCAGTTCCCAGTACCGGCGGATCGTCGCCCGGCACGAGAAGCTGCCGCCGTGGGACGTGACGCCGGACGCGCTGGAGGACCACAGCCGGATCTACCGGTACGCGTAG
- a CDS encoding tyrosinase cofactor, with protein MVMSVGGAPVGGEPSVAREARGGPARSRRDLLLGLVGPAAVAVAFLPFAAVSRSLRAAEPPADVVFDETYRGRHIRGIRTSAAAAGRVLGDGRWQVTVDGRPLHLMRRADGTWLSMVDHYRSYATPLEAARAAVDELGPGQLRERGPEDMGGHDGVHA; from the coding sequence ATGGTCATGAGTGTCGGCGGAGCACCGGTCGGCGGGGAACCCTCGGTAGCGCGCGAGGCGAGAGGCGGGCCCGCGCGGAGCCGGCGGGACCTGCTGCTCGGCCTGGTCGGACCGGCGGCCGTCGCGGTGGCGTTCCTCCCGTTCGCCGCCGTCTCCCGCTCACTGCGCGCGGCCGAGCCGCCCGCGGACGTCGTGTTCGACGAGACCTACCGGGGCCGCCACATCCGCGGCATCAGGACGTCGGCGGCCGCCGCCGGACGCGTCCTGGGCGACGGCCGCTGGCAGGTCACCGTCGACGGACGGCCGCTGCATCTGATGCGCCGCGCCGACGGCACCTGGCTGAGCATGGTCGACCACTACCGGTCGTACGCCACACCCCTGGAGGCCGCCCGCGCCGCGGTCGACGAACTGGGGCCGGGGCAGCTGCGCGAGAGGGGACCCGAAGACATGGGGGGACACGATGGCGTACACGCGTAG
- a CDS encoding vitamin K epoxide reductase family protein, translating to MERAAGGSRAFAVLLVLTGAAGLLASWVITLDKFKLLEDPGFTPGCSLNPVVSCGSVMTSDQASAFGFPNPMLGLVAYGVVVCVGASLLAGAAFPRWYWLTFAAGCLFGVGFVSWLQFESLYRINALCLWCCLAWVATILMFWYVTSFAVRRRFLPAPAGFRSFLDEFTWMFPLVHIGIVGMLILTRWWDFWTN from the coding sequence ATGGAACGCGCCGCGGGCGGCAGTCGCGCGTTCGCCGTCCTGCTGGTGCTCACGGGGGCCGCGGGGCTGCTGGCCTCCTGGGTCATCACCCTCGACAAGTTCAAGCTGCTGGAGGATCCCGGTTTCACGCCGGGATGCAGCCTGAACCCGGTGGTGTCCTGCGGCAGCGTCATGACGAGCGACCAGGCCTCGGCCTTCGGGTTCCCCAATCCGATGCTGGGCCTGGTCGCCTACGGCGTCGTCGTCTGCGTCGGCGCGAGCCTGCTGGCCGGCGCCGCCTTCCCCCGCTGGTACTGGCTGACCTTCGCCGCGGGCTGTCTGTTCGGCGTCGGGTTCGTCTCCTGGCTCCAGTTCGAGTCGCTCTACCGGATCAACGCCCTGTGTCTGTGGTGCTGCCTGGCCTGGGTCGCCACGATCCTCATGTTCTGGTACGTGACGTCCTTCGCCGTACGCCGGCGGTTCCTGCCCGCGCCGGCCGGATTCCGATCGTTCCTCGACGAATTCACCTGGATGTTCCCGCTGGTGCACATCGGAATCGTCGGAATGCTGATTCTGACGCGTTGGTGGGACTTCTGGACGAACTGA
- a CDS encoding DUF5949 family protein, whose protein sequence is MTSTSSETRPFRAADLGTLVVMAWSGEAPDGDMPYLLAYSLGDGAEGPEGSTAAVEALLENNGLPVGGDLVDGNGRPSLPVSLLVESGSAVVTMPGFNAQCAPPPEWLAAVGERGFAYFVFTTRPWPEAEPGKPIEPEALAAFAGAEETLNAAAHIVLPARSLRG, encoded by the coding sequence GTGACCTCAACCTCAAGCGAAACCCGCCCCTTCCGCGCCGCGGACCTGGGCACCCTCGTCGTCATGGCCTGGAGCGGCGAGGCCCCCGACGGCGACATGCCCTACCTGCTCGCCTACTCCCTCGGCGACGGTGCCGAGGGCCCGGAGGGCTCCACGGCCGCCGTCGAAGCCCTGCTGGAGAACAACGGCCTGCCCGTCGGCGGCGACCTCGTCGACGGCAACGGCCGGCCGAGCCTGCCGGTCAGCCTGCTCGTCGAGTCAGGCTCGGCCGTCGTCACCATGCCGGGCTTCAACGCCCAGTGCGCCCCGCCCCCGGAGTGGCTCGCGGCCGTCGGCGAACGCGGCTTCGCCTACTTCGTGTTCACCACCCGCCCCTGGCCCGAGGCCGAGCCGGGCAAGCCGATCGAGCCGGAGGCGCTGGCCGCCTTCGCGGGCGCCGAGGAGACCCTGAACGCGGCCGCCCACATCGTCCTCCCCGCCCGCAGCCTGCGCGGCTGA
- the chpG gene encoding chaplin ChpG, whose translation MSRIAKGLALTTVAAAAVAGTAGIAAADSGAQGAAAHSPGVLSGNVVQVPVHVPVNVCGNTVNVIGLLNPAFGNECVND comes from the coding sequence ATGTCGCGTATCGCGAAGGGCCTGGCCCTGACCACCGTTGCGGCCGCCGCCGTTGCGGGCACCGCCGGCATCGCCGCCGCCGACAGCGGCGCGCAGGGCGCTGCCGCCCACTCCCCGGGCGTGCTGTCGGGCAATGTCGTCCAGGTTCCGGTCCACGTGCCGGTCAACGTCTGCGGCAACACCGTCAACGTCATCGGTCTGCTGAACCCCGCGTTCGGCAACGAGTGCGTCAACGACTGA
- a CDS encoding glycosyltransferase, with the protein MHQPAPDPRPRVLHITQPVDGGVARVVTDLARAQLAAGLHVTVACPDGPLAAAARSAGADVRHWHATRSPGPTLVREVRRLARVIEDVRPDLVHAHSAKAGLAGRLAVRGRTPTVFQPHAWSFEAVGGITSSLALRWEQRGARWAHRVVCVSEAERATGVRAGIDGRWSVVPNGIEPARFRPAAVDTVRAALLPGVPPAAPLVACVGRLCRQKGQDVLLEAWPSVVRRVPGARLVLVGDGPQRDELRTRAPESVLFAGAVGDVVPWYQAADLVVLPSRWEGMALAPLEAMACGRPVVLTDVDGARESLPPDLPPHCLVPPGDPERLAGAMTELLLDPPLRESLGHQGRRHVLSTHDVRHTAEAVADVYRELLGGALAAHAVPTEYRESIHS; encoded by the coding sequence ATGCACCAGCCAGCACCCGACCCTCGGCCACGGGTCCTGCACATCACCCAGCCCGTGGACGGCGGTGTCGCCCGCGTGGTGACGGACCTGGCGCGGGCCCAGCTCGCGGCCGGTCTGCACGTCACGGTGGCCTGCCCGGACGGCCCGCTGGCCGCCGCCGCGCGGTCGGCCGGGGCCGACGTCCGGCACTGGCACGCCACCCGCTCACCGGGCCCGACCCTCGTTCGAGAGGTACGACGGCTCGCTCGCGTGATCGAGGACGTACGCCCCGATCTGGTGCACGCGCACAGCGCGAAGGCCGGACTCGCGGGGCGGCTCGCCGTGCGGGGCCGGACTCCGACCGTGTTCCAGCCGCACGCCTGGTCGTTCGAGGCCGTCGGCGGGATCACCTCATCGCTCGCGCTGCGATGGGAACAGCGGGGGGCGCGCTGGGCGCACCGGGTGGTGTGTGTGAGCGAGGCGGAGCGCGCGACCGGCGTGCGCGCCGGGATCGACGGGCGGTGGAGCGTCGTCCCCAACGGGATCGAGCCCGCGCGCTTCCGTCCCGCGGCCGTCGACACCGTACGGGCCGCGCTCCTGCCCGGTGTTCCCCCGGCGGCGCCGCTCGTGGCGTGTGTGGGGCGGCTGTGCCGGCAGAAGGGCCAGGACGTCCTGCTGGAGGCCTGGCCGTCGGTGGTCCGGCGGGTGCCGGGGGCCCGGCTCGTGCTGGTCGGCGACGGGCCGCAGCGGGACGAACTCCGGACGCGGGCACCGGAGTCGGTGCTGTTCGCGGGGGCCGTCGGCGATGTCGTGCCCTGGTACCAGGCCGCCGATCTGGTCGTCCTGCCCTCGCGCTGGGAGGGCATGGCACTCGCCCCGCTGGAGGCGATGGCGTGCGGGCGGCCCGTGGTGCTCACCGACGTGGACGGCGCCCGGGAGAGCCTGCCGCCGGACCTCCCGCCCCACTGCCTGGTGCCACCGGGCGATCCGGAGCGGCTGGCCGGTGCCATGACCGAGTTGCTGCTCGACCCGCCGCTGCGCGAGTCGCTGGGCCATCAGGGACGCCGTCATGTCCTGTCCACGCACGACGTGCGGCACACCGCCGAGGCGGTGGCGGACGTGTACCGAGAACTGCTCGGCGGCGCGCTCGCCGCGCATGCCGTGCCCACCGAGTACAGGGAGTCCATCCACTCGTGA
- a CDS encoding sugar transferase, which translates to MTAESTVPSPGGQPRDPGFSPVSVMPARRAAGFRFPARRPPARPASPVPLLAADAVAALLGALLCAPEPTAAEHRPLLAGLLVAASMLLRPHRNRPVPGILDELPGVCGRIAVAWLAVGALVAAYAPQHALSARTLALGFLLQATAGCVGRGLVHWRRRAVRLARPRAALVIGPAATAQRVAAAVLRHPRCGVRPVGIVTERPAGGETLPVLTTGEEVERALVQNGARDVLVVHPSVRSEQGPLLRALAESGCAVWEIDADAPSYASRDQLAGFACRRLEMGTRRRGTAGKRALDVAVSGTLLLLVSPLLLVCAVALRLTAGPGVVFRQERIGKGGKPFTLLKFRTHRPVDEHEAATRWSVANEHRMPWLCRFLRKTSLDELLQLWNVFWGDMSLVGPRPERPYFVGKFSQTYPGYAARHRMQTGITGLAQVHGLRGDTSIEDRARFDNAYIDNWSLWQDICILLRTAAALVRPTGS; encoded by the coding sequence GTGACCGCGGAAAGCACCGTCCCCTCGCCCGGCGGGCAGCCACGGGATCCCGGATTCTCGCCCGTCTCCGTCATGCCGGCGCGCCGCGCCGCCGGTTTCCGTTTCCCGGCCCGCAGACCCCCGGCGCGGCCCGCGTCGCCGGTCCCGCTGCTCGCCGCGGACGCCGTCGCCGCCCTGCTCGGCGCTCTGCTCTGCGCTCCGGAGCCGACCGCGGCCGAGCACCGGCCGCTGCTGGCCGGGCTGTTGGTGGCCGCGTCGATGCTGCTGCGCCCGCACCGGAACCGGCCCGTGCCGGGGATCCTCGACGAACTGCCCGGCGTGTGCGGCCGGATCGCGGTGGCCTGGCTGGCGGTGGGCGCGCTCGTGGCCGCGTACGCCCCCCAGCACGCCCTGTCCGCCCGCACCCTCGCCCTGGGCTTCCTGCTCCAGGCGACGGCGGGCTGCGTCGGCCGCGGTCTCGTGCACTGGCGACGGCGCGCGGTGCGGCTGGCCCGGCCGCGCGCCGCCCTCGTCATCGGCCCGGCGGCGACCGCGCAGCGCGTGGCGGCCGCCGTACTGCGTCATCCGCGGTGCGGGGTGCGGCCGGTGGGGATCGTCACCGAGCGGCCGGCCGGCGGCGAGACGCTGCCCGTGCTGACCACCGGCGAGGAGGTCGAACGGGCCCTCGTCCAGAACGGCGCCCGGGACGTCCTGGTCGTCCATCCGTCCGTACGGTCCGAACAGGGGCCGCTGCTGCGGGCGCTCGCCGAGTCGGGCTGCGCGGTGTGGGAGATCGACGCGGACGCGCCCTCGTACGCCTCGCGCGACCAGCTCGCCGGATTCGCCTGCCGGCGCCTGGAGATGGGAACGCGGCGACGCGGTACCGCGGGCAAGCGGGCGCTGGACGTGGCCGTGTCCGGGACGCTGCTGCTGCTGGTCAGCCCGCTGCTGCTGGTGTGCGCGGTGGCGCTGCGGCTGACCGCAGGACCCGGGGTGGTGTTCCGTCAGGAGCGCATCGGCAAGGGCGGCAAGCCCTTCACGCTGCTGAAGTTCCGCACCCACCGCCCGGTCGACGAGCACGAGGCGGCGACCCGCTGGAGCGTGGCGAACGAGCACCGGATGCCGTGGTTGTGCCGCTTCCTGCGCAAGACCTCGCTGGACGAGCTGCTCCAGCTGTGGAACGTCTTCTGGGGCGACATGAGCCTGGTCGGGCCGCGGCCCGAACGGCCGTACTTCGTCGGCAAGTTCAGCCAGACCTACCCCGGTTACGCGGCCCGTCACCGGATGCAGACCGGCATCACCGGGCTCGCTCAGGTGCACGGGCTGCGCGGCGACACCTCCATCGAGGACCGGGCCCGCTTCGACAACGCCTACATCGACAACTGGTCGCTGTGGCAGGACATCTGCATCCTGCTGCGCACCGCGGCCGCCCTCGTGCGCCCGACGGGGAGCTGA
- a CDS encoding O-antigen ligase family protein has protein sequence MSQALTLPRVRRWPPVLPVVAVVALLALPLTPGAEGGAGPADAVSALVVLYCAIRLVRDRRRPLTRTSAVLLGLPVLGLAVAAAGAASPGAGLGGMGRYLQVFVLVPAAVLLLIRGRGDFRLLAWSFVGLALWQGAIGAHQYATGTGASYRGEEIRAVGTFGAGDVMGMATVVSLGLVCAVGLALGRTSVRQRAVAAGCAVALLLPLALSFSRGAWIATAVTCLAQLLLAGMRRALTVGAVVAAAAVILVGGFGVGTAMLQERIDSITRVADAPDQSVTDRYTMWAAAVGMWREQPLAGVGLKGFPEHRDAHASLALSSGSDTDGAGAGFRRQPLLSPHNMYLLVLAEQGLIGLLALAGSWLALLVCALRGLVRVRRDGPGLDCALIACGLLTWQLTDFAYADIGGPSTVLTAVSFGLVAWWALVGSGAVRTGAEHPVLERAERVAAR, from the coding sequence ATGAGCCAGGCACTGACCCTGCCGCGGGTGCGGCGGTGGCCGCCCGTCCTGCCCGTGGTGGCCGTGGTCGCCCTGCTCGCGCTGCCGCTCACCCCCGGCGCCGAGGGCGGCGCGGGCCCGGCGGACGCGGTCTCCGCGCTGGTGGTGCTGTACTGCGCGATCCGTCTCGTACGGGACCGGCGGCGCCCCCTGACCCGTACCTCCGCCGTGCTGCTGGGCCTGCCCGTGCTCGGGCTCGCCGTCGCCGCGGCGGGGGCGGCCTCGCCGGGGGCCGGGCTCGGCGGGATGGGCCGCTACCTCCAGGTCTTCGTGCTGGTTCCCGCGGCCGTGCTGCTGCTGATCCGGGGCCGGGGCGACTTCCGGCTGCTGGCCTGGTCGTTCGTGGGGCTCGCCCTGTGGCAGGGGGCGATCGGCGCGCACCAGTACGCGACCGGGACCGGGGCGTCGTACCGGGGCGAGGAGATCCGGGCCGTCGGCACCTTCGGGGCGGGCGATGTGATGGGCATGGCAACCGTCGTGTCCCTGGGGCTGGTGTGCGCGGTGGGGCTGGCGCTGGGGCGGACCTCGGTGCGGCAGCGGGCCGTCGCCGCGGGCTGCGCGGTCGCGCTGCTGCTGCCGCTCGCGCTGTCCTTCAGCCGCGGGGCCTGGATCGCCACGGCGGTGACGTGCCTGGCGCAGCTGCTGCTGGCCGGGATGCGGCGGGCGCTGACGGTGGGGGCCGTCGTGGCCGCCGCCGCGGTGATCCTGGTGGGCGGGTTCGGCGTCGGTACGGCGATGCTCCAGGAGCGGATCGACAGCATCACGCGGGTCGCCGACGCGCCCGACCAGTCCGTGACCGACCGGTACACCATGTGGGCCGCGGCCGTCGGCATGTGGCGTGAACAGCCCCTGGCCGGCGTCGGGTTGAAGGGCTTCCCCGAGCACCGGGACGCGCACGCCTCCCTCGCTCTGTCCTCGGGCAGCGACACCGACGGTGCGGGCGCCGGCTTCCGCAGGCAGCCGCTGCTCTCCCCGCACAACATGTACCTCCTCGTCCTCGCCGAGCAGGGCCTCATCGGCCTCCTCGCCCTCGCCGGCAGCTGGCTGGCCCTGCTGGTGTGCGCCCTGCGCGGACTGGTCCGGGTGCGGCGCGACGGGCCCGGCCTCGACTGCGCGCTCATCGCCTGCGGCCTGCTGACCTGGCAGCTGACCGACTTCGCCTACGCCGACATCGGCGGCCCGTCCACCGTCCTGACGGCGGTGTCCTTCGGGCTGGTGGCGTGGTGGGCGCTGGTCGGGAGTGGTGCCGTGCGGACGGGCGCCGAACATCCGGTGCTGGAACGCGCCGAGAGGGTCGCGGCGCGATGA
- the murJ gene encoding murein biosynthesis integral membrane protein MurJ, with amino-acid sequence MTVTPPRTPQELQGSGTPPNAPAEEDSGPAGDAGSPAPVGSLPSPAREPDQGPTTAPAHPPHPEPGTELAPVSRGFLAKATLVTAVLSVAGAMLGLARDQALARLFGAGSETDAFLVAWTVPEFAATLLIEDGMAFALVPAFSLALARRAQGAPGDPVRALVASTLPRLALAFVAVSALIAGTAPYLVEALAPGLPDPALAVDCTRITALCVLGFGLAGYSSAALRAHRRFVAPAAIYVAYNTGIITAMFVLGGQWGVRSAAVGVAVGSGLMVAIQLPSVWRRLRHRTADRDPVAEDPPQDGGRRTVTLALVATVLLFALCRQSQVLIERFLASTLPAGAISHLNYAQKVAQIPMTLSLMLCTVTFPVVARALADGDTERARDRVERDLALAACLVLLGAATVIACAPQIIELLFQRGAFTAADTAATANVMRVYALGLLGQTLVGCLVRSYFSAGRPSWYPLATMAVGIIATSWIGAWAVGPWGVSGIAAANAAGITVTAALLLYGMGPRSVPIRTRRVLAELSRPLRAAAVATVAGAVVASRVESAAASLAAGSATVTVVFVLLAWSMGAQGLLPALRSVRTVTRRLRHARHR; translated from the coding sequence ATGACCGTGACACCGCCGCGGACACCGCAGGAGCTCCAGGGCTCCGGAACACCGCCGAACGCACCCGCCGAGGAGGACTCCGGCCCGGCCGGGGACGCCGGGTCGCCCGCTCCCGTCGGCTCCCTGCCCTCCCCCGCACGCGAACCCGACCAGGGCCCGACGACCGCCCCGGCTCACCCGCCCCACCCCGAGCCGGGTACCGAACTCGCCCCCGTCTCCCGCGGGTTCCTCGCCAAGGCCACCCTCGTCACCGCCGTCCTCTCCGTCGCCGGCGCGATGCTCGGCCTGGCGCGGGACCAGGCGCTGGCGCGGTTGTTCGGGGCCGGGAGCGAGACGGACGCCTTCCTGGTGGCGTGGACGGTGCCGGAGTTCGCGGCGACGCTGCTGATCGAGGACGGGATGGCCTTCGCGCTGGTCCCGGCGTTCAGCCTGGCGCTGGCCCGTCGCGCGCAGGGTGCCCCCGGCGACCCGGTGCGCGCGCTGGTCGCCTCCACGCTCCCCCGGCTGGCGCTGGCGTTCGTCGCCGTGTCCGCGCTGATCGCCGGGACGGCCCCCTACCTGGTCGAGGCGCTCGCGCCGGGCCTGCCCGACCCCGCTCTCGCGGTGGACTGCACCCGGATCACCGCCCTGTGCGTCCTGGGCTTCGGACTCGCCGGATACTCCAGCGCGGCGCTGCGGGCCCACCGGCGGTTCGTGGCACCGGCCGCGATCTACGTGGCGTACAACACCGGCATCATCACCGCGATGTTCGTCCTCGGCGGGCAGTGGGGCGTGCGCTCGGCGGCCGTCGGGGTCGCGGTCGGCAGCGGACTCATGGTGGCGATCCAACTGCCGTCCGTCTGGCGGAGGTTGCGGCACAGGACGGCCGACCGGGACCCGGTCGCGGAGGACCCGCCGCAGGACGGCGGCCGCCGGACCGTGACGCTGGCCCTGGTGGCCACCGTCCTGCTCTTCGCGCTGTGCCGCCAGTCGCAGGTCCTCATCGAGCGCTTCCTCGCCTCCACGCTGCCCGCCGGGGCCATCTCGCACCTGAACTACGCGCAGAAGGTCGCCCAGATCCCGATGACGCTGTCGCTGATGCTGTGCACGGTCACCTTCCCGGTGGTCGCGCGAGCACTGGCCGACGGCGACACCGAACGGGCCCGCGACCGCGTGGAGCGGGACCTGGCACTGGCCGCGTGCCTGGTGCTGCTGGGCGCCGCCACGGTGATCGCCTGCGCCCCGCAGATCATCGAACTCCTCTTCCAGCGCGGCGCGTTCACGGCCGCGGACACGGCCGCCACCGCCAACGTCATGCGGGTGTACGCGCTCGGCCTGCTCGGCCAGACCCTGGTCGGCTGCCTGGTCCGCTCATACTTCTCGGCGGGCCGCCCGAGCTGGTACCCCCTCGCCACGATGGCCGTCGGCATCATCGCCACCTCCTGGATCGGCGCCTGGGCGGTGGGCCCGTGGGGGGTGTCCGGGATCGCCGCCGCGAACGCCGCCGGCATCACCGTCACGGCCGCCCTGCTGCTGTACGGCATGGGCCCGCGCAGTGTCCCGATCCGCACCCGGCGGGTCCTCGCCGAGCTGAGCAGGCCGCTGCGGGCGGCGGCGGTCGCCACGGTCGCGGGCGCCGTCGTGGCGAGCCGTGTCGAGTCCGCCGCGGCCTCCCTCGCGGCCGGCTCGGCGACGGTGACCGTCGTCTTCGTCCTGCTCGCCTGGTCCATGGGCGCCCAGGGTCTCCTCCCCGCACTCCGTTCCGTACGCACCGTCACACGAAGGCTCCGCCATGCCCGTCACCGCTGA
- a CDS encoding polysaccharide deacetylase family protein, whose product MPVTADTRPLPRTGPVPWVAMYHSVGDPTDDPYRITVTPERLDAQLRWLRARGLTGVSVARLLAARARGEGRGLVGLTFDDGYADFVEHALPVLERHGCGATLFVLPGRLGGDNAWDPLGPRKPLLTADGIRRAAAAEGVEIGSHGLTHVDLTQADDTLLKSEVAESRAVLEELTGLPVEGFCYPYGTLDQRVVDAVREAGYGYACAIDPGPLNGPHALPRLHIGQNDTAVRLLLKYRLHRLRRRPVEGV is encoded by the coding sequence ATGCCCGTCACCGCTGACACCCGCCCCCTGCCGAGAACCGGCCCGGTCCCCTGGGTGGCGATGTACCACTCCGTGGGCGACCCCACGGACGACCCCTACCGCATCACGGTCACCCCGGAACGCCTGGACGCCCAGCTGCGCTGGCTGCGCGCGCGGGGCCTGACCGGTGTCTCCGTGGCCCGCCTGCTCGCCGCCCGCGCCCGGGGCGAGGGCCGGGGCCTGGTCGGGCTGACCTTCGACGACGGGTACGCCGACTTCGTCGAGCACGCCCTGCCCGTCCTGGAGCGCCACGGCTGCGGCGCCACCCTCTTCGTCCTGCCCGGCCGGCTCGGCGGCGACAACGCCTGGGACCCGCTCGGCCCGCGCAAGCCATTGCTGACCGCCGACGGCATCCGGCGGGCGGCCGCCGCCGAGGGCGTGGAGATCGGCTCGCACGGACTGACCCACGTGGACCTGACGCAGGCCGACGACACCCTGCTGAAGTCCGAGGTCGCCGAGAGCCGGGCCGTACTGGAGGAGTTGACCGGCCTCCCGGTCGAGGGCTTCTGCTACCCGTACGGCACCCTCGACCAGCGGGTCGTCGACGCCGTGCGCGAGGCCGGGTACGGCTACGCCTGCGCCATCGACCCGGGCCCGCTGAACGGCCCGCACGCCCTGCCCCGACTGCACATCGGGCAGAACGACACCGCCGTACGCCTGCTGCTGAAGTACCGGCTGCACCGGCTGCGCCGCCGTCCCGTCGAGGGCGTGTGA